A genomic window from Nicotiana sylvestris chromosome 11, ASM39365v2, whole genome shotgun sequence includes:
- the LOC138880691 gene encoding uncharacterized protein, translating into MRGFRVKDSTLFKIVKIEKNHDCSVNAMKADQRHTTSKLISGYIIDNLQDLRFEVTPAFAMEKMQKLHGLDIGHHKAWHTIQRASALIRGTPEENYELLSSYLYMMKSKNAGTYTNIKIDDNNMFLYMFYAYGSSITAFGIAESENNNSYEWYFSELRNAIGSRENLIFLSDMHQAIAYDIAKVYPESYHGICIYHLELNLKRRKVKSEVIKLFQSVARVYGRKEFDLYMSDIA; encoded by the exons ATGCGTGGTTTCAGAGTTAAAGATTCAACACTGTTCAAGATAGTAAAGATTGAGAAAAATCATGACTGCTCAGTTAACGCTATGAAAGCTGATCAAAGGCATACAACTTCAAAGTTGATTAGTGGTTACATTATTGACAATCTTCAAGATCTAAGGTTTGAAGTTACGCCAGCTTTTGCCatggaaaaaatgcaaaaattgcatGGACTAGACATTGGGCATCACAAGGCGTGGCATACTATTCAACGTGCTTCAGCTTTAATAAGAGGAACTCCTGAAGAGAATTATGAATTATTGTCTTCATACTTGTATATGATGAAAAGTAAAAATGCGGGAACATATACTAACATAAAGATAGACGACAACAACAT gtttctttatatgttttacGCATATGGATCATCAATAACTG CCTTTGGAATTGCAGAATCTGAAAATAACAATTCCTATGAGTGGTACTTTAGTGAGCTTCGCAATGCAATTGGGAGCCgtgaaaatttaatttttttatcagaCATGCATCAGGCTATTGCATATGACATTGCAAAGGTATACCCTGAAAGCTATCATGGGATTTGTATCTATCATTTGGAGCTGAACCTAAAGCGAAGGAAAGTGAAAAGTGAGGTCATAAAACTTTTCCAAAGTGTTGCAAGAGTATACGGGCGCAAAGAATTTGATCTATACATGTCAGATATAGCGTAA